The Balneola sp. genome segment GCTAAATTTGAAAAGGAGGGGATGATAATATTGTCAGCCCAATTTACTAGTATCGCTTCGCGGTCAAAATCATCCACATCAGGGCCAGAAGGACCATTATTTGTACACCCAGAGATGACTAAAGCAGTTAAAAATATGATTGCTATTCTGTACATAGTGAGATCGGTTAAATAAAAAAGCTGGCAACGGAATTATGTTGCCAGCTGTAAATTAAAATGTGTTTTTAGTTAGCAGCTTCTTCAATAGTGAAATCAAATTTAGAGGCAATATCATTCGTAATATTATCCAAAGTTTCAGGAGTTACATCCCAAAGTCCATTTCCGGCCTCAAGCTGAGAAAGAAATCCGTCAACATCAGTTTTGGTGAGGTAAGGACTGCTTGAATTTGGAACTCGTGTAAACTGCAGGCTAAAGATGAAACCATAAGCTTCGGATAGGTCATGAAATGCTGCGCCGTAATCAGGTGTAGCTTGACCAAGTACATTTTTAGCAGATTGTAAATAATAAACGGCTCTAACTGCTATTACTATGGAGAGCTTTTCACGGATTATCTGGGCTTGTTCATCACGGACATCATATTCTCCCGCAACGATTGCAGCCCGGCCAAGTTTGAAAGCGTCAAAAATTTCTTCAGCAATACCAGCAAAGTCTTCATCTCCTTCAACACGGCCCAAATACTTGTTTAAGAAATCATCTTCTCCCAAAGTTGCAAGCGGATCAGAAGGGTCGCTGGAAAGTCCAAATAAATATCCATAGGCTTCATCCCATTTGTGCTCCATATTAGTATAATTTGAGCCGTCAGCCAGGGTGCCATTTGTATTGTCTTCTCGGTTTGTACCTGCATCAAGGACAGATGTACTCAGGTAATTGTTCAATATTTGATCCGTCATTAAAGCACCGATTAGGCTTTTTCCGGCGAGCTGGTTGTACTCAAAACCTTTTCCATTTACATAGCGAGTAGAGGAACCGTCAGCGATTTGTCCCGGCTGACCAGGAGCTGCAACGGTGTTTTCATTTGGGAAAACTTCCTCAATCTGATTGCTTATCCAGACTTCAAACTGATTTTTGAGCTCCGCACTAACAGCGGTATTTGATGAAAAGTAGTCAGTAGAAGCAGCAACTTTGCTTT includes the following:
- a CDS encoding DUF4856 domain-containing protein, whose protein sequence is MKISKLFALAFTVLFMISCDSSDKTEIDVPSTYEFTRNSESTVSFTGQTTRILMASELVSAMMDFDNSTEELLLQMYRNQDANGGDVDPYSNAELNSATKNVKSKVAASTDYFSSNTAVSAELKNQFEVWISNQIEEVFPNENTVAAPGQPGQIADGSSTRYVNGKGFEYNQLAGKSLIGALMTDQILNNYLSTSVLDAGTNREDNTNGTLADGSNYTNMEHKWDEAYGYLFGLSSDPSDPLATLGEDDFLNKYLGRVEGDEDFAGIAEEIFDAFKLGRAAIVAGEYDVRDEQAQIIREKLSIVIAVRAVYYLQSAKNVLGQATPDYGAAFHDLSEAYGFIFSLQFTRVPNSSSPYLTKTDVDGFLSQLEAGNGLWDVTPETLDNITNDIASKFDFTIEEAAN